The Sinorhizobium meliloti genome includes a window with the following:
- a CDS encoding AraC family transcriptional regulator — MTSKKPIIEVALDDGFVNTWHFTKEFRRAYGRTPAEVRDSAASERKV; from the coding sequence ATGACGAGTAAGAAGCCCATCATCGAGGTCGCGCTCGATGATGGGTTCGTCAACACGTGGCATTTTACAAAGGAGTTCAGGCGGGCCTACGGGCGAACTCCGGCGGAAGTCAGAGATTCAGCCGCGAGCGAGCGAAAGGTATAG
- a CDS encoding YeiH family protein, with translation MDAISKTERRKQSLSVVLSTYGPGLLVTAAVAMAAQFLSEHYGAPAMLMALLLGIAFHFLAEEGRCVAGIELSAKLVLRIGVALLGMRISVDLLIGLGGGTILLLVSAIVATILFGLVAARLLGRGWRLALLTSGAVAICGASAAMAIAAVLPRNEFSERNLIFTVLSVTVLSTLAMIGYPIVAEYLGLDGQATGIFFGGTIHDVAQVVGAGFSVSPEAGETATLVKLIRVTMLAPVVLIFSLVLRSVPQEGASIGKRAPLVPGFVLAFLVLAGFNSAGLVPVLASEVGMAISRWALLAGIVAVGMKTSLRRVLEVGGDAVALVVAETLFIAVFILAGMYYLGHS, from the coding sequence ATGGACGCGATCTCCAAAACCGAGCGACGGAAGCAATCCCTGTCGGTCGTCCTGTCGACCTATGGACCGGGTCTGCTGGTGACGGCCGCCGTCGCCATGGCTGCCCAGTTCCTGTCGGAGCATTACGGGGCGCCGGCGATGCTGATGGCGCTGCTGCTGGGGATCGCCTTCCACTTCCTGGCGGAAGAAGGCCGTTGCGTCGCGGGCATCGAGCTTTCGGCAAAGCTGGTCTTGAGGATCGGTGTGGCGCTGCTCGGCATGCGCATCAGCGTAGACCTTCTGATCGGCCTCGGCGGCGGCACCATTCTGCTGCTCGTCTCGGCGATCGTGGCAACCATCCTGTTCGGCCTCGTGGCTGCCCGCCTGCTTGGCCGGGGGTGGCGTCTCGCGCTTCTCACCAGCGGCGCGGTCGCCATTTGCGGCGCCTCGGCCGCCATGGCCATCGCCGCCGTGCTGCCCCGCAACGAGTTTTCCGAGCGCAATCTGATCTTCACCGTGCTGTCGGTGACCGTGCTCAGCACGCTTGCGATGATCGGTTATCCGATCGTCGCCGAGTATCTCGGGCTCGACGGTCAGGCCACCGGCATCTTTTTCGGCGGCACGATCCATGATGTCGCCCAGGTGGTGGGAGCCGGCTTTTCGGTCTCGCCGGAGGCGGGCGAGACCGCGACGCTCGTCAAGCTGATCCGGGTGACGATGCTGGCGCCGGTCGTCCTGATCTTTTCCCTCGTCCTGCGCAGCGTTCCGCAGGAGGGCGCATCGATCGGAAAGCGCGCGCCGCTCGTGCCGGGCTTCGTCCTGGCGTTCCTCGTTCTCGCGGGCTTCAATTCCGCCGGGCTGGTGCCGGTGCTCGCAAGCGAGGTCGGAATGGCGATATCGAGATGGGCGCTGCTGGCGGGCATCGTCGCCGTCGGCATGAAGACGTCGCTGCGCCGCGTCCTCGAAGTTGGCGGAGATGCCGTTGCGCTCGTCGTGGCCGAAACGCTGTTCATCGCCGTCTTCATCCTCGCCGGCATGTACTATCTGGGACACAGCTGA
- the xsc gene encoding sulfoacetaldehyde acetyltransferase: MKMTTEEAFVKVLQMHGIEHAFGIIGSAMMPVSDLFPKAGIRFWDCAHETNAGMMADGFSRATGTMSMAIGQNGPGVTGFITAMKTAYWNHTPLLMVTPQAANKTIGQGGFQEVDQMAMFEEMVCYQEEVRDPSRIPEVLNRVIEKAWRGCAPAQINIPRDFWTQVIDVDLPRIVRFERPAGGPAAIAQAARLLSEAKFPVILNGAGVVIGNAIQESMALAEKLDAPVCCGYQHNDAFPGSHRLSVGPLGYNGSKAAMELISKADVVLALGTRLNPFSTLPGYGIDYWPKDAAIIQVDINADRIGLTKKVTVGICGDAKQVAQQILQQLAPAAGDASREERKALVHQTRSAWLQQLSSMDHEDDDPGTEWNVGARQREPDRMSPRQVWRAIQAVLPKEAIISTDIGNNCAIGNAYPSFEQGRKYLAPGMFGPCGYGFPSIVGAKIGCPDVPVVGFAGDGAFGISMNEMTSIGREGWPAITMVIFRNYQWGAEKRNTTLWYDNNFVGTELNPNLSYAKVADGCGLKGVTVDTPAALTEALAKAIEDQAKGITTFVEVVLNQELGEPFRRDAMKKPVAVAGIDRADMRTQRRM, encoded by the coding sequence ATGAAAATGACGACCGAAGAGGCGTTTGTAAAAGTCCTGCAGATGCACGGCATCGAGCATGCGTTCGGGATCATCGGCTCGGCGATGATGCCCGTATCGGACTTGTTTCCGAAGGCGGGCATCCGGTTCTGGGACTGTGCCCACGAGACCAATGCCGGCATGATGGCCGACGGCTTCAGCCGGGCGACCGGCACAATGTCGATGGCGATCGGCCAGAACGGCCCCGGTGTGACCGGTTTCATCACGGCGATGAAGACGGCCTACTGGAACCATACGCCGCTGCTCATGGTCACGCCGCAGGCGGCCAACAAGACCATCGGCCAGGGCGGCTTCCAGGAAGTCGACCAGATGGCGATGTTCGAGGAGATGGTCTGCTACCAGGAGGAAGTGCGCGATCCGAGCCGCATTCCCGAAGTCCTCAACCGGGTCATCGAGAAGGCATGGCGCGGTTGCGCACCGGCGCAGATCAACATCCCGCGGGACTTCTGGACTCAGGTGATCGACGTGGACCTGCCGCGCATCGTCCGCTTCGAGCGGCCGGCCGGCGGACCTGCGGCCATCGCCCAAGCCGCGCGGCTACTTTCGGAAGCGAAGTTCCCGGTCATTCTCAACGGCGCCGGTGTCGTCATCGGCAACGCCATCCAGGAATCCATGGCACTGGCGGAGAAGCTGGATGCGCCGGTGTGCTGCGGCTATCAGCACAACGACGCCTTTCCCGGAAGCCATAGGCTGTCGGTCGGGCCCTTGGGCTACAACGGCTCGAAGGCGGCGATGGAACTGATCAGCAAGGCAGACGTCGTGCTGGCGTTGGGTACGCGGCTCAATCCGTTCTCGACACTGCCCGGCTATGGCATCGACTATTGGCCGAAGGATGCGGCGATCATCCAGGTCGACATCAATGCCGACCGGATCGGCCTGACCAAGAAGGTGACGGTCGGAATTTGCGGTGACGCGAAACAGGTGGCGCAGCAGATCCTTCAGCAGCTTGCGCCCGCCGCCGGCGACGCAAGCCGCGAGGAGCGCAAGGCGCTGGTCCACCAGACGCGCTCGGCCTGGCTGCAGCAGCTCTCGTCGATGGACCATGAGGATGACGATCCGGGCACGGAGTGGAACGTCGGCGCACGCCAGCGCGAGCCCGATCGCATGTCGCCTCGCCAGGTCTGGCGGGCGATCCAGGCCGTGCTTCCGAAGGAGGCGATCATCTCCACCGACATCGGCAACAACTGCGCGATCGGCAACGCCTATCCGAGCTTCGAGCAGGGCAGGAAATATCTGGCGCCGGGCATGTTCGGCCCCTGCGGCTACGGTTTCCCGTCGATCGTCGGTGCCAAGATCGGCTGCCCGGACGTGCCGGTGGTCGGCTTTGCCGGCGACGGCGCCTTCGGCATCTCGATGAACGAGATGACGTCGATCGGCCGCGAGGGCTGGCCGGCGATCACCATGGTGATCTTCCGCAACTACCAGTGGGGAGCGGAGAAGCGGAATACGACGCTCTGGTACGACAACAACTTCGTCGGCACCGAGCTCAATCCGAACCTGAGCTACGCCAAGGTTGCAGATGGCTGCGGCCTCAAGGGCGTGACGGTCGACACGCCGGCCGCACTCACCGAGGCGCTTGCAAAGGCGATCGAGGACCAGGCCAAGGGGATCACCACCTTTGTCGAGGTCGTCCTCAACCAGGAACTCGGCGAGCCTTTCCGCCGCGATGCGATGAAGAAGCCGGTAGCGGTGGCCGGCATCGATCGCGCCGACATGCGCACCCAGCGACGTATGTAA
- the pta gene encoding phosphate acetyltransferase, with amino-acid sequence MKPLDRIIDAARKAPRHIVLPEGEDPRIIAGAVQARREGLAAITLVGNREVITQRLTALDAIPQEFRIEDPACSPLTDDFATAYLERRRSKGVDAAAAREAVLSPLTFAAMMVREGIADGTVGGAVATTADTVRAALQVIGRAPGVGLVSSFFLMMLCEPHHARKGAFVFADCGLVVDPDAAGLADIARMSAKSYEMLAGERAKVAMLSFSTGGSAAHERVSKVVEATGMARRAEPDLIIDGELQFDSAFVEAVCLTKAPHSALRGEANVFVFPNLDAANIGYKIAQRIGGATAIGPILQGLSRPANDLSRGCSAADVFHMIAVTVVQAS; translated from the coding sequence ATGAAACCTCTCGATCGCATCATCGACGCCGCAAGGAAAGCGCCGCGGCACATCGTCCTTCCCGAAGGCGAGGACCCCCGGATCATCGCCGGCGCCGTGCAGGCGAGGCGGGAAGGCCTGGCGGCGATTACGCTGGTCGGAAACCGCGAGGTGATCACGCAGAGGCTCACAGCCCTGGACGCGATCCCGCAAGAATTCCGGATCGAGGACCCGGCGTGCTCTCCGCTTACCGATGACTTTGCGACCGCCTATCTCGAACGCAGAAGGAGCAAAGGCGTCGATGCGGCCGCGGCTCGGGAGGCCGTCCTTTCACCGCTGACCTTCGCCGCGATGATGGTGCGCGAAGGAATAGCCGATGGGACTGTCGGCGGCGCGGTCGCGACGACCGCAGACACGGTTCGTGCCGCATTGCAGGTGATCGGCAGGGCGCCCGGCGTCGGGCTCGTCTCCAGTTTCTTCCTCATGATGCTCTGCGAGCCCCATCACGCGCGGAAGGGCGCCTTCGTCTTTGCGGATTGCGGCCTGGTCGTGGACCCGGACGCAGCCGGTCTCGCCGACATCGCGCGCATGTCGGCCAAGTCCTATGAAATGCTTGCAGGAGAACGGGCGAAAGTCGCGATGCTCTCTTTCTCGACAGGCGGCAGTGCCGCTCACGAGCGCGTTTCGAAGGTCGTCGAGGCGACCGGCATGGCGCGGCGCGCCGAGCCCGATCTTATTATCGACGGCGAATTGCAGTTCGACAGCGCCTTCGTCGAGGCCGTCTGTCTGACCAAGGCGCCGCATTCGGCGCTGCGCGGGGAGGCCAATGTCTTCGTGTTCCCGAACCTGGACGCGGCCAATATCGGCTACAAGATCGCCCAGCGGATCGGCGGCGCGACGGCAATCGGCCCGATCCTCCAGGGACTTTCACGGCCCGCCAACGATCTTTCGCGCGGCTGCAGTGCGGCCGACGTCTTCCATATGATTGCCGTGACCGTCGTTCAGGCGTCATGA
- a CDS encoding MFS transporter: MLNTAGSTRESEVRRVVFASLIGATIEWYDFFLYGVIAGIVFNQLYFPAHDPLVSMVLAYATFAVGFVARPLGGIVFGHFGDKLGRKQMLVLTILIMGVATVLIGVLPTYEQIGVAAPILLLILRIAQGIGIGGEWGGAVLMAYEFAPENKRGYYASIPQIGLAIGLCLSSGVVALLSLLPDEAFMSWGWRSAFIGSVVLIVVGLYIRLKVAETPDFAAVKEEQQELKIPFVELIRTYPRNILLGMGARYVDGVFFNVFAVFSIVYLSKHVQVDRTTALWLVCLSALVMVVAIPLFGKLSDRWGRPKTYAIGSLLLALVTFPAFMLMGSGSLPLIALALIVPFGIIYAMCYGPEAALFSDLFDVKVRYTGISFVYQFSGIFASGITPIIATYLISYGDGSPWLLAAYVVFAALVSMVSAMLIRPVSETRTTLPHKPLRPSTVHKC; encoded by the coding sequence ATGTTGAATACCGCTGGGAGCACCAGAGAGAGTGAAGTGAGGCGTGTCGTTTTCGCGTCTCTGATAGGCGCAACGATCGAATGGTATGACTTCTTCTTGTACGGCGTGATTGCCGGCATCGTTTTCAATCAGCTGTATTTCCCGGCGCACGATCCGCTCGTTTCGATGGTGCTGGCCTATGCAACCTTTGCGGTAGGCTTCGTCGCCCGTCCGCTCGGCGGCATCGTATTCGGACATTTCGGGGACAAACTCGGCCGCAAGCAGATGCTCGTGCTCACCATTCTGATCATGGGGGTGGCGACCGTACTGATCGGCGTTCTGCCGACCTATGAACAGATTGGCGTGGCAGCTCCCATACTGCTGCTCATCCTGCGCATAGCACAAGGTATCGGCATCGGCGGCGAATGGGGCGGCGCAGTCCTCATGGCCTATGAATTCGCACCTGAGAACAAGCGCGGCTACTATGCGTCGATCCCACAGATCGGCCTTGCGATCGGATTGTGCCTGTCGTCCGGTGTGGTGGCACTCCTCAGTCTTCTACCCGACGAAGCTTTCATGTCCTGGGGTTGGCGCAGTGCTTTCATCGGTTCGGTCGTCCTTATCGTCGTAGGCCTTTACATCCGGCTGAAGGTAGCTGAAACACCGGATTTCGCCGCCGTCAAGGAAGAGCAGCAGGAGCTCAAGATCCCGTTCGTGGAGCTCATCCGCACCTATCCCCGCAATATTCTGCTTGGCATGGGTGCCCGCTATGTCGATGGGGTTTTCTTCAACGTATTCGCCGTCTTCTCGATCGTCTATCTGTCCAAGCATGTGCAGGTAGACCGCACCACGGCATTGTGGCTCGTGTGCCTTTCTGCACTCGTGATGGTCGTGGCAATTCCGCTGTTCGGCAAGTTGTCCGATCGTTGGGGCCGTCCGAAAACCTATGCCATAGGCAGTCTGCTGCTGGCGTTGGTCACCTTCCCGGCCTTCATGCTCATGGGAAGCGGGAGCCTGCCGTTGATCGCACTCGCTCTGATCGTGCCGTTCGGCATCATCTACGCGATGTGCTACGGCCCCGAAGCAGCACTGTTCTCCGACCTGTTCGACGTGAAGGTCCGCTATACCGGGATTTCCTTCGTCTATCAGTTCTCCGGCATCTTCGCGAGCGGCATCACTCCAATAATCGCGACCTACCTCATCAGCTATGGCGACGGCTCGCCCTGGCTGCTAGCCGCCTACGTAGTGTTTGCGGCTCTTGTTTCGATGGTTTCGGCGATGCTCATACGCCCGGTTTCGGAAACGCGTACCACCCTGCCGCATAAGCCGTTGCGCCCATCAACCGTTCACAAATGCTAA
- a CDS encoding GMC family oxidoreductase: MNEAQFDYIVVGAGSSGCTVAARLSEDGRFRVALVEAGPKDTSPWIHLPLGYGKTMWDERINWKLYTEPDPNMNGRRIYWPRGKVLGGCSAINGLIAIRGQAEDYDDWARYGGDQWNYRNVLPYFRKSESFAGAANPDFHGKHGPIGVAPIRHRHPLIDAFIGSANQLGIPCNDDFNGPSQEGVGYYSLTTRNGMRSSAATGYLRPAKRRSNLRIVTDALVTKVRFEGRRAQGIDYTRDGRKMSMNARRGVILSAGAVHTPHLMMLSGIGPAGHLKAHGIDVVADMPGVGANLRDHLQLRLIYRCNRPITTNDDLNSLTGKVKIGLQWLLTRTGPLAVGINQGGLFARVMPDATRPDVQFHVATLSADMAGGKVHPFSGFTMSVCQLRPESHGTIRLASADPTIPPLIHANYLDAELDRQVAVGGIRLARSIARTGPLSQLVTREELPGESVDSKEGILDFARQNGATIFHPTSTCRMGQDDDEGAVVRPDLRVRGFDGLWIADCSVMPTIVSGNTNLPAIMIGEKLSSSILN; the protein is encoded by the coding sequence GTGAACGAAGCGCAATTTGATTACATCGTGGTCGGTGCCGGCTCTTCGGGCTGCACCGTTGCCGCACGTCTCTCGGAAGACGGCAGGTTCCGTGTTGCTCTCGTCGAAGCGGGGCCGAAAGACACCAGCCCCTGGATTCACTTGCCGCTCGGTTACGGCAAGACGATGTGGGACGAGCGTATCAACTGGAAGCTTTACACCGAGCCCGATCCCAATATGAACGGCCGCCGCATCTACTGGCCGCGCGGCAAGGTTCTGGGGGGGTGCTCGGCGATTAATGGTCTGATTGCCATCCGTGGGCAGGCCGAGGACTATGACGACTGGGCGCGCTACGGTGGGGATCAGTGGAACTATCGCAACGTCTTGCCCTATTTCCGAAAGTCCGAATCCTTCGCGGGTGCCGCAAACCCCGACTTCCACGGCAAGCACGGGCCGATCGGCGTCGCTCCGATCCGCCACCGGCATCCGCTGATAGACGCATTCATCGGCTCGGCCAATCAGCTTGGCATCCCCTGCAACGATGATTTCAACGGTCCGTCGCAGGAAGGCGTGGGCTATTACAGCCTGACGACTCGCAACGGAATGCGCAGCAGCGCGGCGACGGGTTATCTCCGCCCGGCAAAACGGCGGAGCAACCTTAGGATCGTTACCGATGCGCTGGTCACGAAAGTCCGCTTCGAGGGACGCCGCGCACAGGGCATCGACTACACCAGAGATGGTCGCAAGATGAGCATGAATGCGCGGCGTGGCGTCATCCTGAGCGCGGGCGCCGTGCATACACCGCACCTGATGATGCTGTCCGGCATCGGGCCGGCCGGGCATCTCAAGGCTCACGGCATCGACGTCGTCGCGGACATGCCTGGCGTTGGCGCGAATCTGCGCGATCACCTGCAGCTGCGGCTTATCTATCGCTGCAACAGGCCCATCACCACGAACGATGATCTGAACAGTCTGACCGGCAAGGTGAAAATCGGACTGCAATGGTTGCTGACGCGAACGGGTCCCCTTGCTGTCGGCATCAATCAGGGTGGGCTCTTCGCCAGGGTCATGCCCGATGCGACGCGACCCGACGTTCAATTCCATGTCGCCACTCTTTCCGCGGACATGGCCGGAGGAAAAGTCCATCCCTTCTCCGGCTTTACCATGTCGGTCTGCCAACTTCGTCCGGAGAGCCACGGCACCATTCGGCTGGCCTCCGCGGACCCCACGATACCCCCGCTGATACATGCCAATTATCTCGACGCCGAACTCGATCGCCAAGTTGCGGTCGGCGGCATCAGGCTTGCCCGCAGCATCGCGCGCACAGGACCGCTGAGCCAGCTCGTGACCCGTGAAGAGCTGCCCGGTGAGTCCGTCGACAGCAAGGAAGGAATTCTCGATTTCGCGCGCCAGAACGGCGCGACGATCTTCCATCCGACGAGCACATGTCGAATGGGCCAGGACGACGATGAGGGCGCAGTGGTCCGCCCGGACCTGAGGGTGAGAGGGTTCGACGGCCTTTGGATCGCGGACTGTTCGGTGATGCCCACCATCGTGTCGGGAAACACCAACCTGCCGGCAATCATGATCGGAGAAAAATTGTCGAGCTCAATTCTGAACTGA